In the genome of Chrysoperla carnea chromosome 5, inChrCarn1.1, whole genome shotgun sequence, the window TTTACCCCAATTACAATTTGATCCTAaggaaattgtaaaaattcttACATCTTATAAATTTGACAAGAATTCAGTGACTAAATCTAGGAAAGTGGTTCATAGAGTTGTTGATGAGTAAGtatgcattttttataaaaaaactttcaacaaaaagaaaacagacttcaagagaaaaacttttctagagcaaattaatatgcactaaaaagtaaaaaaataacgataataaaatttagttaaaatttttgttatttttggagtcggtgtctcCAAGTGAATCTTATTTTATTCGAGGTGGTTAATTTTGGTTTCATCAAcgcattatttttctttttattagatATAAGAAGTTTATTGAAGGTGAATTTCCCTTGGGAATCAAATCTGTTTACGTTCCAACCGAAGAGGACTTAAAAGAAACAAATGTACGTTTAGCAGCCGAAGACTTAttagaatttgaaaatgaattaattgatccgaaattaacaaaaagtgaaaagaaaaaattaaaacaacataaaaagatcttagaaaaaatcgaaaatgaagAACTTATGGAATGTAAAGATTTAACAAtcagaaatgaaaataaaaaacagttgaGAAAACGAAAATCAGAAAAAGGGGAGGAAAATAAATCGATTGGtaataagaaactaaaaaagACAGATAGTAATGATTTGGCCAAGTTTATTGAGCAAAGCGAAGGTAGTGGagattttgaattaaatgttaagaaaaagaaaaaagaaattcaaacagtgaagaaacttaaaaaaaagaaatccgAAAATACAAAAGAGACCGAAATAGTTGGTACAatcaaaaagaagaaaatcgaaaattcaaaaGAGACCGAAACAATTATTCCAAgcgtgaaaaaaattgatggtGACGATGAACATGTAATGAGAAAATGTATAGGACGTGACACTATGGGTGGTGTTTGGATagttgatgaaaaaattaaaaaggaaagTGGAGTCAAAGTCGTGAAGAAAGATATTGGACGTGATGACATGGGCGGTCTGTGGGAAGTTTTAGAATATGAACCCATAACATATCCACAAGTAAATACAACACCTGAATCACTCAAAAAAACCGATTCaccaaaaaaagttgaaaataaaacacataatttactcaaaaaagtcgaaaataaaacactatttaaatcaaaactgaaaaaacttaataaaactaCGGAAAAAGAAAAATCCGAATGGGATGATCCTCCAAAAGATGGAGAAACGGAAATATTTGTaccttcaaaaaaattccaaaaaaaattatcacttcaagcgaaaaaacaaaagaaatctGTAAGCGATTTATTAAAtgatgtaaataacaaaattttaaagaataaaaaagctGGTGACGCCCCAGTTATAGTCACAAATCCATTTTcaccaaaaagtaaaattcaacGGAGTAGTGGAAATATTGTGAACACATCGAAACCAAAAGCGAAATTATTAAAAGCGAAATCAACAACAGCCActcaatcaaaaaaatcatcgaCGAAAAATGGTAgcacaaaaaaagtaaaaattatgttaagttTAAATAAGTCACAAAATACTAGCGAATATCAGAAGCAAGTGTTAAGCTCACCTGTTATACCATACGATCCAAAAAAGAAACCGGTTAAACCAttgctgaaaaaaaatacaatatctaGTCCCATAAatccattttataatttaaaggaCTCTTTAATAcgatattgaaattaattgagtgagatatctgtttttttttagtgagatattaattattatcaattgtcCAACACctcaacaaattaatatgtgATCATCTGTAGAAACAAAAACCTTATCTTCCGAGGGACAATCAatgtacagtgtgtccccggatagaggtaactatatttgtaaattttctcattttgcataaaaaaaaagtcattctttataagaagttttgcttattatg includes:
- the LOC123299676 gene encoding ribosomal RNA processing protein 1 homolog, with the translated sequence MNKRKTNQLNDPEIILAAQEIKFAKILAGNDKKLRDKTLRRLQKWLNYRSQSSMEFSEGDFMRLWKGLFYCMWMSDKLLPQEECAEMISKLVHSFVKPELGVLFLNCFLKTMINEWFGIDQLRLNKFLMLVRRVLRQTLIFMKKYKWDINMIKKLGTSLTETVLSHKIVVPLGLSLHFIEIYLEELAKVSNRGLSKEIVTEFLRPFAKQMVLLKDGRVTNHIANHIFRYLLKQSDEGIEYQEKFKAWHARGFPGGTIDALQKVEDPTEDGDIDENQWEVDDLNEDDLPKDPRAGKVDVVLPQLQFDPKEIVKILTSYKFDKNSVTKSRKVVHRVVDEYKKFIEGEFPLGIKSVYVPTEEDLKETNVRLAAEDLLEFENELIDPKLTKSEKKKLKQHKKILEKIENEELMECKDLTIRNENKKQLRKRKSEKGEENKSIGNKKLKKTDSNDLAKFIEQSEGSGDFELNVKKKKKEIQTVKKLKKKKSENTKETEIVGTIKKKKIENSKETETIIPSVKKIDGDDEHVMRKCIGRDTMGGVWIVDEKIKKESGVKVVKKDIGRDDMGGLWEVLEYEPITYPQVNTTPESLKKTDSPKKVENKTHNLLKKVENKTLFKSKLKKLNKTTEKEKSEWDDPPKDGETEIFVPSKKFQKKLSLQAKKQKKSVSDLLNDVNNKILKNKKAGDAPVIVTNPFSPKSKIQRSSGNIVNTSKPKAKLLKAKSTTATQSKKSSTKNGSTKKVKIMLSLNKSQNTSEYQKQVLSSPVIPYDPKKKPVKPLLKKNTISSPINPFYNLKDSLIRY